A DNA window from Macadamia integrifolia cultivar HAES 741 chromosome 4, SCU_Mint_v3, whole genome shotgun sequence contains the following coding sequences:
- the LOC122077269 gene encoding glycerophosphodiester phosphodiesterase GDPD1, chloroplastic-like isoform X1 — MALLKAVNVSDVPCLYQLPENATTALNSARFSKGNDGARASLKWPKFMVIGHRGSGMNILQLPDRRLKAIKENSILSFNTAGNFGVDFVEFDVQVTKDDCPVIFHDDKILTLENGEISERRITELSLAEFLSYGPQREPGNDGKPLLRKGYDGKIYNWKVEEDDPSCTLQEAFQKVNPSIGFNIELKFDDLIVYPDEVLIHTLQAILKVVFEHAKERPIVFSTFQPDAARLTSMLQSIYPVFFLTNGGSVTYKDVRRNSLDEAVKLCLVCGLQGIVSEVKAVFKNPGAINKIREANLSLLTYGQLNIVPEAIYMQHLMGVDGVIVDIVQEIPERVSVYIKPVSEEDGLSEGDGQIQTAIRPKFSQSELSFLLKLMPQLIQVTL, encoded by the exons ATGGCTCTTCTTAAAGCAGTTAATGTCTCCGACGTGCCCTGTCTCTATCAGTTGCCGGAAAATGCCACCACTGCGCTTAATTCCGCTCGCTTCTCTAAAG GTAATGATGGAGCACGAGCTTCGTTGAAATGGCCAAAGTTTATGGTAATAGGGCACAGAGGGAGTGGTATGAACATCTTGCAATTGCCTGACCGGAGGTTGAAAGCCATTAAAGAGAACTCAATTCTATCCTTCAATACTGCAGGAAATTTCGGAGTAGATTTCGTTGAATTCGACGTTCAG GTGACAAAAGATGACTGCCCGGTCATTTTCCACGACGACAAAATCCTCACATTAGAAAAT GGTGAGATATCCGAGAGAAGAATCACAGAGCTAAGTTTGGCCGAATTCCTTTCTTATGGACCCCAAAGAGAGCCTGGAAAT GATGGGAAACCTTTGTTAAGAAAGGGTTATGATGGGAAAATTTACAACTGGAAAGTTGAAGAAGATGACCCCTCATGTACACTGCAAGAGGCATTTCAGAAGGTAAACCCTTCTATTGGTTTCAATATCGAGCTTAAGTTTGATGACTTAATAGTCTATCCAGATGAAGTACTCATCCATACCCTTCAAGCAATCTTAAAG GTGGTCTTTGAACACGCCAAGGAGAGACCCATTGTCTTTTCAACCTTTCAGCCAGATGCGGCACGGTTAACCAGTATGTTGCAGAGCATCTATCCA GTGTTCTTCCTTACAAATGGAGGATCTGTAACTTACAAGGATGTGAGAAGGAATTCCTTGGACGAGGCTGTAAAGCTTTGCTTAGTATGTGGCTTGCAAGGGATTGTGTCAGAAGTTAAAGCCGTCTTCAAAAATCCAGGCGCCATAAACAAGATCAGAGAAGCAAATCTTTCACTACTAACCTATGGCCAATTGAA tattgTGCCAGAGGCAATTTACATGCAACATCTAATGGGCGTGGATGGGGTGATCGTGGATATAGTTCAAGAGATTCCAGAAAGAGTGTCCGTTTATATCAAGCCAGTTAGTGAGGAAGATGGCCTCTCTGAAGGGGATGGGCAGATCCAAACGGCAATAAGGCCCAAGTTCTCACAGAGTGAACTCTCATTTCTACTAAAGTTGATGCCTCAGTTGATACAGGTTACATTGTAG
- the LOC122077269 gene encoding glycerophosphodiester phosphodiesterase GDPD2-like isoform X2: MALLKAVNVSDVPCLYQLPENATTALNSARFSKGNDGARASLKWPKFMVIGHRGSGMNILQLPDRRLKAIKENSILSFNTAGNFGVDFVEFDVQVTKDDCPVIFHDDKILTLENGEISERRITELSLAEFLSYGPQREPGNDGKPLLRKGYDGKIYNWKVEEDDPSCTLQEAFQKVNPSIGFNIELKFDDLIVYPDEVLIHTLQAILKVVFEHAKERPIVFSTFQPDAARLTSMLQSIYPVFFLTNGGSVTYKDVRRNSLDEAVKLCLVCGLQGIVSEVKAVFKNPGAINKIREANLSLLTYGQLKGNLHATSNGRGWGDRGYSSRDSRKSVRLYQAS; the protein is encoded by the exons ATGGCTCTTCTTAAAGCAGTTAATGTCTCCGACGTGCCCTGTCTCTATCAGTTGCCGGAAAATGCCACCACTGCGCTTAATTCCGCTCGCTTCTCTAAAG GTAATGATGGAGCACGAGCTTCGTTGAAATGGCCAAAGTTTATGGTAATAGGGCACAGAGGGAGTGGTATGAACATCTTGCAATTGCCTGACCGGAGGTTGAAAGCCATTAAAGAGAACTCAATTCTATCCTTCAATACTGCAGGAAATTTCGGAGTAGATTTCGTTGAATTCGACGTTCAG GTGACAAAAGATGACTGCCCGGTCATTTTCCACGACGACAAAATCCTCACATTAGAAAAT GGTGAGATATCCGAGAGAAGAATCACAGAGCTAAGTTTGGCCGAATTCCTTTCTTATGGACCCCAAAGAGAGCCTGGAAAT GATGGGAAACCTTTGTTAAGAAAGGGTTATGATGGGAAAATTTACAACTGGAAAGTTGAAGAAGATGACCCCTCATGTACACTGCAAGAGGCATTTCAGAAGGTAAACCCTTCTATTGGTTTCAATATCGAGCTTAAGTTTGATGACTTAATAGTCTATCCAGATGAAGTACTCATCCATACCCTTCAAGCAATCTTAAAG GTGGTCTTTGAACACGCCAAGGAGAGACCCATTGTCTTTTCAACCTTTCAGCCAGATGCGGCACGGTTAACCAGTATGTTGCAGAGCATCTATCCA GTGTTCTTCCTTACAAATGGAGGATCTGTAACTTACAAGGATGTGAGAAGGAATTCCTTGGACGAGGCTGTAAAGCTTTGCTTAGTATGTGGCTTGCAAGGGATTGTGTCAGAAGTTAAAGCCGTCTTCAAAAATCCAGGCGCCATAAACAAGATCAGAGAAGCAAATCTTTCACTACTAACCTATGGCCAATTGAA AGGCAATTTACATGCAACATCTAATGGGCGTGGATGGGGTGATCGTGGATATAGTTCAAGAGATTCCAGAAAGAGTGTCCGTTTATATCAAGCCAGTTAG